From a region of the Streptomyces sp. NBC_01454 genome:
- a CDS encoding AMP-binding protein: MELRSSAHADTFARDRLPPPDQWPQLTDLGYPDRLNCGAELLDTTIARLGPDRPAIRDADGPVWTYGQLRAQVDAIAHALTGPLGVRPGNRVLLRGPTTPWLAACWLAVMKAGAVAVTVLAAQRPEELATICEIARVRFALCDVRSVDDLAKAGVPELRITPFGGDGPDDLRQLARPGGAPYPAVPTAADDVALIAFTSGTTGRPKGCMHFHRDVLAIADTFSAQVLRPEPDDVFAGSPPLGFTFGLGGLVIFPLRAGASAHLADWGGPERLLGDIAAHRISVLFTAPTAYRAMLPKLAGHDVSSLRRCVSAGENLSAATWQAWHEATGLRIINGIGATELLHIFISAADEAIRPGTTGLPVPGFQARVVDADGTPLPDGEPGLLAVRGPTGCRYLADARQTEYVRGGWNITGDTYVREPDGYFRYVARADDMIISAGYNIAGPEVEDALLRHPDVTEVAVVGRADEHRGQVVVAHVVLRAGVAHDDGTVAALRAFTKTRIAPYKCPREIVFCTSLPRTPTGKLQRFRLRDPL, from the coding sequence ATGGAGCTACGGTCCTCGGCGCACGCCGACACCTTCGCGCGCGACCGGCTGCCGCCGCCCGACCAGTGGCCGCAGCTCACCGATCTGGGCTATCCCGACCGCCTGAACTGCGGCGCCGAGCTGCTGGACACCACCATCGCGCGGCTCGGCCCCGACCGGCCCGCGATCCGTGACGCCGACGGGCCGGTGTGGACCTACGGCCAGCTGCGGGCCCAGGTCGACGCCATCGCCCACGCCCTCACCGGCCCGCTGGGGGTGCGGCCCGGCAACCGTGTGCTGCTGCGCGGCCCCACCACGCCGTGGCTGGCCGCCTGCTGGCTCGCCGTGATGAAGGCGGGGGCGGTGGCGGTGACCGTGCTGGCCGCGCAGCGCCCCGAGGAGCTGGCCACGATCTGTGAGATCGCCCGAGTGCGGTTCGCGCTGTGCGATGTCCGCTCGGTCGACGATCTCGCCAAGGCCGGGGTCCCGGAGCTGCGGATCACCCCCTTCGGCGGGGACGGCCCGGACGACCTGCGGCAGCTCGCCCGGCCGGGCGGGGCACCGTATCCGGCGGTGCCGACCGCGGCCGACGACGTCGCACTGATCGCCTTCACCTCGGGCACCACCGGGCGCCCCAAAGGCTGTATGCACTTCCACCGCGATGTGCTCGCCATCGCGGACACCTTCTCGGCGCAGGTGCTGCGCCCCGAGCCGGACGACGTGTTCGCCGGCAGCCCCCCGCTCGGCTTCACCTTCGGCCTCGGCGGGCTGGTCATCTTCCCGCTGCGAGCCGGTGCCTCGGCCCATCTCGCCGACTGGGGCGGGCCGGAGCGGCTGCTCGGCGACATCGCCGCGCACCGGATCTCGGTGCTGTTCACCGCGCCGACCGCCTATCGCGCGATGCTCCCCAAGCTCGCCGGGCACGACGTCTCCTCCCTGCGCCGCTGTGTCTCGGCCGGCGAGAACCTCTCCGCCGCGACCTGGCAGGCCTGGCACGAGGCGACCGGTCTGCGGATCATCAACGGCATCGGCGCCACGGAGCTGCTGCACATCTTCATCTCGGCCGCCGACGAGGCCATCCGGCCCGGCACGACGGGCCTGCCGGTACCGGGCTTCCAGGCGCGGGTGGTGGACGCGGACGGCACCCCGCTGCCGGACGGTGAACCGGGGCTGCTGGCCGTCCGCGGACCGACCGGCTGCCGCTATCTCGCGGACGCCCGGCAGACCGAGTACGTCCGGGGCGGCTGGAACATCACCGGCGACACCTACGTCCGCGAGCCCGACGGCTACTTCCGCTATGTGGCCCGCGCGGACGACATGATCATCTCGGCCGGCTACAACATCGCAGGTCCGGAGGTGGAGGACGCCCTGCTGCGGCACCCGGATGTGACCGAGGTGGCGGTGGTCGGGCGGGCCGACGAGCACCGCGGGCAGGTGGTCGTCGCCCATGTCGTGCTCCGGGCGGGCGTCGCCCACGACGACGGGACGGTGGCGGCCCTGCGCGCC